One genomic window of Haloarcula limicola includes the following:
- the gcvPB gene encoding aminomethyl-transferring glycine dehydrogenase subunit GcvPB, translating into MIFDQARWTADDDERYEPLLSEKADREVEIEDSPLPDELTRDSLSLPDPAEPELARHYTRLSQMNYGVENGPFPLGSCTMKYNPSFTETIAAREDAAIHPDRPESTMQGTLALCHRLQDYLGRIGGMDAVTLQPPAGAAGEFTGIQIAKAYHQHNDDERSEVVIPDSAHGTNFATAAMAGYEVVELPSDDDGRVDVDALSAAVGEETAALMLTNPNTLGLFERDIEEIADVVHDAGGLLYYDGANLNALLGRARPGDMGFDVMHYNVHKTFATPHGGGGPGAGPVGVTEELAEFLPDPHVREVSGGYEHYAPEHSIGKVHGYYGNWPVLVKAFAYIARLGDAGLADASAKAVLNANYLAEQISYDVPFGPFHHEFVASAAPQDAADAAKRMLDYGVHPPTTKWPEIVDEALMTEPTEAESKRSLDQLAAAFDAVAEEDDATLASAPERPAAKRIDQVVAAREPRLSWQALGE; encoded by the coding sequence ATGATCTTCGACCAAGCGCGCTGGACGGCCGACGACGACGAGCGCTACGAGCCGCTGCTCTCGGAGAAGGCCGACCGCGAGGTCGAGATCGAGGACTCGCCGCTGCCCGACGAACTGACCCGCGATTCGCTGTCCCTGCCGGACCCCGCCGAACCCGAACTCGCCCGGCACTACACGCGGCTCTCGCAGATGAACTACGGCGTCGAGAACGGCCCGTTCCCGCTGGGGTCCTGTACGATGAAGTACAACCCGTCGTTCACCGAGACCATCGCGGCCCGCGAGGACGCCGCTATCCATCCGGACCGCCCGGAGAGCACGATGCAGGGGACGCTGGCGCTGTGTCATCGGCTCCAAGACTATCTGGGCCGCATCGGCGGGATGGACGCCGTCACGCTCCAGCCGCCCGCGGGCGCGGCCGGGGAGTTCACCGGCATCCAGATAGCTAAGGCCTACCACCAGCACAACGACGACGAGCGCTCCGAAGTGGTCATTCCCGACTCCGCGCACGGGACGAACTTCGCCACCGCGGCGATGGCCGGGTACGAGGTGGTCGAACTCCCGAGCGACGACGACGGCCGGGTCGACGTCGACGCGCTCTCGGCAGCCGTCGGCGAGGAGACGGCGGCGCTGATGCTCACGAACCCGAACACGCTGGGCCTCTTCGAGCGCGACATCGAGGAGATCGCCGACGTCGTCCACGACGCGGGCGGGCTGCTGTACTACGACGGCGCGAACCTCAACGCCCTGCTCGGCCGCGCGCGCCCCGGCGACATGGGCTTCGACGTGATGCACTACAACGTCCACAAGACGTTCGCCACGCCCCACGGCGGCGGCGGACCGGGAGCCGGCCCCGTCGGCGTCACCGAGGAACTGGCCGAGTTCCTGCCGGACCCGCACGTCAGAGAGGTGTCGGGCGGCTACGAGCACTACGCGCCGGAGCACTCCATCGGGAAGGTCCACGGCTACTACGGCAACTGGCCGGTGCTCGTCAAGGCGTTCGCCTACATCGCCCGCCTCGGCGACGCCGGCCTCGCCGACGCGAGTGCGAAGGCCGTCCTGAACGCCAACTACCTCGCCGAGCAGATTTCCTACGACGTGCCCTTCGGTCCCTTCCACCACGAGTTCGTCGCCAGCGCCGCGCCCCAGGACGCCGCCGACGCGGCCAAGCGGATGCTCGACTACGGCGTCCACCCGCCGACGACGAAGTGGCCGGAGATCGTCGACGAGGCGCTGATGACCGAGCCGACCGAGGCCGAGAGCAAGCGCTCGCTCGACCAGCTCGCGGCGGCGTTCGACGCCGTGGCCGAGGAGGACGACGCGACGCTCGCGTCCGCCCCGGAGCGCCCGGCGGCGAAGCGGATCGACCAGGTCGTGGCGGCGCGCGAACCGCGCCTCTCCTGGCAGGCGCTCGGGGAGTAG
- the gcvPA gene encoding aminomethyl-transferring glycine dehydrogenase subunit GcvPA, with the protein MSESDESTTGSPYAPQTPSETAAMLSAVGADDVESLFDVPESVAFDGDFGIESRSERETRREAARLLKRNDDLTEFLGRGHYAHYVPAVVDDLSSRSEFLTSYTQYQPEVAQGFLQALFEFQSMLVELTGLDIANCSMYDDATALGEAATLSQRVRSVSGDRILVPEQLRDGKRAVLENYADGPGLSVESYPMDDGQVDVDALAETADADVAMVYAETPTVRGIVAERLGDVGEVADDNDALFCLGSDPVALALLERPADVGADVVVGDAASLGTGTAFGFGLGMFVTREEFLRQVPGRLVGASEDADGRRAYTLTLQTREQHIRKERATSNICTNQAWVALRTAIHAAWLGPRGLVDLAEDCVTRPRDLAARLDEVVGVQAPVHDGHHFREFVAHTDQPARAVVEDLAARGFAVHAVGEHLIQVCATEVTAESEEAFVEAVAEVAG; encoded by the coding sequence ATGAGTGAGAGTGACGAATCGACGACCGGCAGTCCGTACGCACCGCAGACGCCGTCGGAGACCGCGGCGATGCTCTCGGCGGTCGGCGCGGACGACGTCGAGTCGCTGTTCGACGTGCCCGAATCGGTCGCCTTCGACGGCGATTTCGGCATCGAATCGCGAAGCGAGCGGGAGACGCGCCGGGAGGCCGCCCGCCTGCTGAAGCGAAACGACGACCTGACGGAGTTCCTGGGTCGCGGCCACTACGCGCACTACGTGCCGGCCGTCGTCGACGACTTATCGAGCCGATCGGAGTTCCTGACCTCCTACACGCAGTACCAACCGGAGGTCGCGCAGGGGTTCCTGCAGGCGCTGTTCGAGTTCCAGTCGATGCTGGTCGAGTTGACCGGACTGGATATCGCCAACTGCTCGATGTACGACGACGCGACGGCGCTGGGCGAGGCGGCGACCCTCTCCCAGCGAGTGCGCTCGGTATCGGGCGATCGGATTCTGGTCCCCGAGCAGTTGCGCGACGGGAAACGCGCGGTGCTGGAGAACTACGCGGACGGACCGGGCCTCTCCGTCGAGTCGTATCCGATGGACGACGGGCAGGTCGACGTCGACGCGCTCGCCGAGACGGCAGACGCGGACGTGGCGATGGTGTACGCCGAGACGCCGACGGTCCGGGGCATTGTCGCAGAGCGCCTCGGCGACGTGGGCGAGGTCGCCGACGACAACGACGCGCTGTTCTGTCTCGGCTCGGACCCGGTGGCGCTCGCGCTGCTGGAACGGCCCGCCGACGTGGGCGCGGACGTGGTGGTCGGCGACGCCGCGTCGCTGGGCACCGGCACCGCCTTCGGCTTCGGGCTCGGCATGTTCGTCACGCGCGAGGAGTTCCTCCGACAGGTCCCCGGTCGACTCGTCGGCGCGAGCGAGGACGCCGACGGGCGGCGCGCGTACACGCTGACGCTGCAGACCCGCGAACAGCACATCCGCAAGGAGCGGGCGACCTCGAACATCTGCACGAATCAGGCGTGGGTCGCGCTGCGGACGGCGATACACGCCGCGTGGCTCGGCCCGCGGGGACTGGTCGACCTCGCCGAGGACTGTGTGACCCGCCCCCGCGACCTCGCGGCCCGCTTGGACGAGGTGGTCGGCGTGCAGGCACCAGTCCACGACGGCCACCACTTCCGGGAGTTCGTCGCCCACACCGACCAGCCGGCGCGAGCGGTCGTCGAGGACCTGGCGGCCCGCGGGTTCGCGGTCCACGCCGTCGGCGAACACCTGATTCAGGTGTGTGCGACAGAGGTGACCGCCGAGAGCGAGGAGGCGTTCGTCGAGGCGGTCGCGGAGGTGGCCGGATGA
- the gcvH gene encoding glycine cleavage system protein GcvH, whose amino-acid sequence MSFDVPEDRRYLESHEWVRPDDGTARVGITDFAQDELGDVVFVELPDEGEDVTAGEEFGVVESIKAVSDIYAPVSGTVAAVNERLFDEPELVNEDPFGDGWMLEIELTDEDELEDLLSPDEYADQIA is encoded by the coding sequence ATGAGCTTCGACGTTCCCGAGGATCGGCGGTATCTGGAGTCCCACGAGTGGGTACGGCCCGACGACGGCACCGCGCGCGTCGGCATCACCGACTTCGCACAGGACGAACTGGGCGACGTGGTCTTCGTCGAACTCCCCGACGAGGGCGAGGACGTGACCGCGGGCGAGGAGTTCGGCGTCGTGGAGTCGATCAAGGCCGTCTCGGACATCTACGCGCCCGTCTCGGGCACGGTGGCGGCGGTCAACGAGCGGCTGTTCGACGAGCCGGAACTGGTCAACGAGGACCCCTTCGGCGACGGGTGGATGCTCGAGATCGAGCTGACGGACGAAGACGAACTGGAGGACTTGCTCTCGCCCGACGAGTACGCCGACCAGATCGCGTAA
- the gcvT gene encoding glycine cleavage system aminomethyltransferase GcvT, producing the protein MTLRSPPLSEAHEAADARFTDFGGWEMPVEFASIREEHAAVRSSAGKFDVSHMGQVAVFGSDAAALTQRLTTNDVTALDYGEAQYGAITDEDGVMLDDTVVYRLPETEHDDFLFVPNAGHDGEMTERWEDHCEEWGLDAAVTNRTTEYAMIAIQGPDAPELLAEQTNANLGELDRFDIGGGAVAGVSSLVARTGYTGERGFEILCPSESAVTVWNAIECQPCGLGARDTLRLEMGFLLSGQDFHPEDEPRNPYEAGIGRTVKLDTEFVGRDALERVDAEGVSEKLVGVELIDRGIPRHGYEVESPDGDPLGHVTSGTMSPTLGEPIALAYLPVEYSEPDRSVRVVVRGEPKKARTRTPPFLDR; encoded by the coding sequence ATGACGCTACGATCGCCTCCGCTGTCGGAGGCTCACGAAGCGGCCGACGCCCGCTTTACGGACTTCGGCGGCTGGGAGATGCCGGTCGAGTTCGCGTCGATTCGGGAGGAACACGCCGCCGTCCGGTCCTCGGCGGGGAAATTCGACGTCTCGCACATGGGACAGGTGGCCGTCTTCGGGTCGGACGCCGCGGCGCTCACCCAGCGGTTGACGACCAACGACGTGACCGCGTTGGATTACGGGGAAGCGCAGTACGGCGCGATCACCGACGAGGACGGCGTCATGCTCGACGACACCGTCGTCTATCGGCTCCCCGAGACCGAACACGACGACTTCCTCTTCGTCCCCAACGCGGGCCACGACGGGGAGATGACCGAGCGGTGGGAGGACCACTGCGAGGAGTGGGGTCTCGACGCGGCGGTGACGAACCGCACGACGGAGTACGCCATGATCGCGATACAGGGACCGGACGCGCCGGAACTGCTGGCTGAACAGACGAACGCCAACCTCGGCGAGTTGGACCGCTTCGACATCGGCGGCGGCGCGGTCGCCGGGGTGTCGTCGCTTGTCGCGCGCACCGGATACACGGGCGAACGGGGCTTCGAGATACTCTGCCCGTCCGAGAGCGCGGTGACAGTGTGGAACGCTATCGAGTGCCAGCCCTGCGGACTGGGGGCGCGTGATACGCTTCGGCTGGAGATGGGCTTTCTCCTCTCCGGGCAGGACTTCCATCCCGAGGACGAACCCCGCAATCCCTACGAGGCGGGCATCGGCCGGACGGTCAAACTGGACACGGAGTTCGTCGGCCGCGACGCCCTAGAGCGGGTCGACGCGGAGGGCGTCTCGGAGAAGCTCGTCGGCGTCGAACTGATCGACCGCGGGATTCCGCGCCACGGCTACGAGGTGGAATCGCCGGACGGCGACCCGTTGGGCCACGTCACCAGCGGGACGATGAGTCCGACGCTCGGCGAACCCATCGCGCTGGCGTACCTCCCGGTCGAGTACAGCGAGCCCGACCGGTCTGTTCGGGTGGTCGTCCGCGGCGAACCGAAGAAGGCACGTACCAGGACGCCCCCATTCCTCGACAGATGA
- a CDS encoding NYN domain-containing protein, whose amino-acid sequence MNLFRRLRDGESDDTERVGLYVDGPNVLRSEFDVDLEDVRTIAESYGPLATTRLYLDENASPGLIQAGEARGFEVITTSGDVDVRLAVDATEAVASGRIDVLVVASRDTDFKPVLEVAARNGVRTVALAPGEHGRSDALRNAAQDALSLDADVE is encoded by the coding sequence ATGAACCTATTTCGTCGGCTCCGGGATGGCGAGAGCGACGATACGGAGCGGGTGGGGTTGTACGTAGACGGGCCGAACGTGTTGCGCTCAGAGTTCGACGTCGACTTAGAGGACGTGCGGACCATCGCCGAGTCGTACGGGCCGCTCGCGACGACGCGGCTCTACCTCGACGAGAACGCGTCACCGGGACTCATCCAGGCGGGCGAGGCCCGCGGCTTCGAAGTGATCACGACCAGCGGCGACGTGGACGTTCGCCTCGCGGTCGACGCGACGGAGGCGGTCGCGTCCGGCCGCATCGACGTCCTCGTCGTGGCCTCGCGGGACACGGACTTCAAGCCGGTACTGGAAGTCGCCGCTCGGAACGGCGTCCGCACCGTCGCGCTCGCGCCGGGGGAGCACGGCCGCTCGGACGCCCTGCGGAACGCCGCGCAGGACGCCCTCTCGCTGGACGCCGACGTAGAGTGA
- a CDS encoding TatD family hydrolase, giving the protein MDIEETPVLDNHLHLDPVNGRNVEAVEEFAEHGGTHLLVLNKPSWHLTEAAADESTFREVFDLTVGAVEGATEILPGRAWPVLGVHPALVSRLVEDGHTPEEARDIMQTGLDVAAEYVSDGPALAIKSGRPHYDVDDAVWEASNEVMRHGFELAADGDFAIQLHTESGEDFAEVARWAEERGLDRTQVVKHYSGGRLVGPTKSVLADKDELEIAIEEDEPFLMETDYIDDPDRPGAVLGPKTVPRRVRWLLEANHDDAVRTAHVETPEAVYGIDTEATLTGRDGNED; this is encoded by the coding sequence ATGGACATCGAGGAGACACCGGTGCTCGACAACCACCTGCATCTCGATCCGGTCAACGGCCGGAACGTCGAGGCCGTCGAGGAGTTCGCCGAACACGGCGGGACGCACTTGCTCGTCCTCAACAAGCCGTCGTGGCACCTGACAGAGGCGGCCGCGGACGAATCGACGTTCCGCGAGGTGTTCGACCTGACCGTCGGGGCCGTCGAGGGCGCGACGGAGATACTGCCGGGCCGGGCGTGGCCCGTCCTCGGCGTCCATCCGGCGCTCGTCTCGCGTCTCGTCGAAGACGGTCACACGCCCGAGGAGGCGCGCGATATCATGCAGACCGGACTCGACGTGGCCGCCGAGTACGTCAGCGACGGCCCGGCGCTGGCGATCAAATCCGGTCGTCCCCACTACGACGTCGACGACGCGGTGTGGGAGGCCTCGAACGAGGTGATGCGCCACGGGTTCGAACTCGCGGCCGACGGCGACTTCGCCATCCAACTCCACACCGAGAGCGGCGAGGACTTCGCGGAGGTCGCCCGCTGGGCCGAAGAGCGGGGACTGGACCGAACGCAGGTCGTCAAGCACTACTCCGGCGGGCGGCTGGTCGGGCCGACGAAATCCGTCTTGGCCGACAAGGACGAGCTGGAGATCGCCATCGAGGAGGACGAGCCGTTCCTGATGGAGACGGACTACATCGACGACCCGGACCGCCCCGGCGCGGTGCTGGGACCGAAGACGGTGCCGCGACGCGTCCGCTGGTTACTGGAAGCGAACCACGACGACGCGGTTCGAACGGCTCACGTCGAGACGCCCGAGGCGGTGTACGGCATCGACACCGAAGCGACACTGACCGGCCGAGACGGAAACGAGGATTAA
- a CDS encoding phosphate signaling complex PhoU family protein: METRKVQVTGGSTYTVSLPKDWATENDVSAGSVVEFHAEEDLLLLAPKREDDRVEGTLDVGGLDNKHELTRAVMTMYVSGFDVIRLEAPRITAEQRRIIRDATQGLVGLEVIEETSDRVVLQDLLDSSELSVHNAITRMRLVALTMLSDAVEALIEDNDDLAQDVIQRDDDVDRLWYMVSRVFRTVLRNPTAANEIGFPRETVFDYQSSARQLERIADHATKIAGLSREIGEITGETADLLRELESEATAIPETAMDALLADDSEEAVELANEARSGIPQVDETARDVDSKVRELDPQSAQILGRVVDSLSRTADYGGNIAESALQKAAPRP; the protein is encoded by the coding sequence ATGGAGACCCGCAAGGTCCAGGTGACGGGCGGTTCGACGTACACGGTCTCGCTGCCGAAGGACTGGGCGACCGAGAACGACGTCAGCGCCGGTAGCGTCGTCGAGTTTCACGCGGAGGAGGACCTGTTACTGCTCGCGCCCAAGCGCGAGGACGACCGCGTCGAGGGGACTCTCGACGTCGGCGGACTGGACAACAAACACGAGCTCACCCGCGCCGTGATGACGATGTACGTGAGCGGCTTCGACGTCATCCGACTCGAAGCGCCTCGGATCACGGCCGAACAGCGCCGCATCATTCGGGACGCGACGCAGGGGCTCGTGGGACTGGAGGTCATCGAGGAGACCTCCGACCGCGTCGTCTTACAGGACTTACTCGACTCCTCGGAACTGTCGGTTCACAACGCCATTACGCGGATGCGGTTGGTCGCGCTCACGATGCTCTCGGACGCCGTCGAGGCGCTCATCGAGGACAACGACGACCTCGCACAGGACGTCATCCAGCGCGACGACGACGTCGACCGCCTCTGGTACATGGTCTCTCGGGTGTTCCGCACCGTCCTCCGGAACCCCACCGCCGCGAACGAGATCGGCTTCCCCCGCGAGACCGTCTTCGACTACCAGTCGAGCGCCAGACAGCTAGAGCGCATCGCGGACCACGCGACGAAGATCGCCGGGCTCTCCCGCGAGATCGGCGAGATCACCGGCGAGACGGCCGACCTCCTCCGGGAACTCGAATCGGAGGCGACGGCCATCCCCGAGACGGCGATGGACGCGCTGCTCGCCGACGACTCGGAGGAGGCGGTCGAGCTCGCGAACGAAGCGCGCAGCGGCATCCCGCAGGTCGACGAGACGGCCCGCGACGTCGATAGCAAGGTCCGCGAACTGGACCCACAGAGCGCACAGATCCTCGGTCGCGTCGTGGACTCGCTCTCGCGGACGGCCGACTACGGCGGCAACATCGCCGAGAGCGCCCTCCAGAAAGCGGCACCACGCCCGTAG
- a CDS encoding 30S ribosomal protein S8e, producing the protein MKDQGRSPRKRTGGRRRPNHKKKKQQLGRESTETQVGDRKLKVVDSRGNTQKVRAVTTNVASIADGAETREATIETVEENPSNPNYARRNIITKGAVIETSEGMARVTSRPGQDGQVNAVLVE; encoded by the coding sequence ATGAAAGACCAGGGACGCTCCCCTCGCAAGCGGACGGGCGGTCGACGACGCCCGAACCACAAGAAGAAAAAGCAGCAACTCGGCCGGGAGTCCACCGAGACGCAGGTCGGCGACCGGAAACTGAAGGTCGTCGATTCGCGGGGCAACACCCAGAAGGTCCGTGCGGTCACCACGAACGTCGCAAGCATCGCCGACGGCGCGGAGACCCGCGAAGCGACCATCGAGACGGTCGAGGAGAACCCCTCCAACCCGAACTACGCCCGCCGAAACATCATCACGAAGGGCGCGGTCATCGAGACCTCCGAAGGCATGGCTCGCGTCACCTCTCGTCCCGGTCAGGACGGCCAGGTCAACGCCGTCCTCGTCGAGTAG
- a CDS encoding succinic semialdehyde dehydrogenase, which produces MNASTVSAVLPARTGERLAGAVTRVGDRESMTVRSPFTDTALGTVPACRPADVTAAVERARAAQSAWADRPLDERASVLESVADEMLSNREELLDIVQAEAGKSRLDAHVEALDVVLTADYYAREGPDHLRSTRRGSGFPLVTKTVEHRDPVGVVGLIEPWNYPLTLAISDMLPALLAGNAAVLKPAEATPFTALRAVELLTEAGVPEDLVQVVTGDGETVGEPLVASVDYLTFTGSTETGRTVASLAGEHLIDASMELGGKNAAVVLPDADLSKAVRGLVHGSFANAGQLCISFERIFVHEGVYDEFLDRFVAATESLELGAALDFGPDVGSLVADHQLETVEAHVADARERGTTVETGGQRREDVGPLFYEPTVLTDLPEDATAASEETFGPVVSVTPVADADEAVARANATDYGLHGSVWTADADRGESLARRIDAGSVSVNDAYLGMWASTDAPMGGVGDSGIGRRHGREGIRKYTESQTVATQRLHPLVPANPLPNRVAARGASLSVRALRRLRELSSFR; this is translated from the coding sequence GTGAACGCGTCGACTGTTTCGGCCGTACTGCCAGCGCGGACCGGAGAGCGCCTCGCCGGGGCGGTCACCCGCGTCGGCGACCGGGAATCGATGACGGTCCGATCGCCGTTTACCGACACGGCTCTCGGGACGGTGCCGGCGTGCCGACCGGCCGACGTGACCGCGGCCGTCGAGCGGGCGCGGGCGGCGCAGTCGGCGTGGGCCGACCGGCCGCTGGACGAACGCGCGTCCGTACTGGAGTCCGTCGCGGACGAGATGCTCTCGAACCGCGAGGAGTTGCTCGACATCGTCCAAGCGGAGGCGGGGAAGTCCCGCCTCGACGCCCACGTCGAAGCGCTGGACGTGGTATTGACCGCCGACTACTACGCCCGCGAGGGGCCGGACCACCTTCGTTCGACCCGGCGGGGCAGCGGATTCCCGCTGGTGACGAAAACCGTCGAACACCGCGACCCCGTCGGCGTCGTCGGGCTCATCGAACCGTGGAACTACCCGCTGACGCTGGCTATCTCGGACATGTTACCGGCCCTGCTCGCGGGCAACGCCGCGGTGCTCAAACCCGCCGAGGCGACGCCGTTCACCGCGCTGCGCGCGGTCGAACTGCTGACCGAGGCCGGCGTCCCCGAGGACCTCGTGCAGGTCGTCACCGGCGACGGCGAGACCGTCGGCGAACCGCTCGTCGCCTCGGTGGATTACCTCACCTTCACCGGGAGCACGGAGACGGGACGGACCGTCGCGTCGCTGGCCGGCGAGCACCTGATCGACGCCTCGATGGAACTGGGCGGGAAGAACGCCGCCGTCGTCCTCCCGGACGCGGACCTCTCGAAGGCGGTCCGCGGGCTGGTCCACGGGAGCTTCGCCAACGCCGGCCAACTGTGTATCTCCTTCGAGAGAATCTTCGTTCACGAAGGCGTCTACGACGAATTTCTCGACCGATTCGTCGCGGCGACCGAGTCGCTCGAACTCGGCGCGGCGCTCGACTTCGGTCCCGACGTGGGGTCGCTCGTCGCCGATCACCAACTGGAAACGGTCGAAGCGCACGTCGCCGACGCCCGCGAGCGTGGCACGACCGTCGAGACGGGCGGACAGCGCCGCGAGGACGTGGGGCCGCTGTTCTACGAGCCGACCGTTCTCACCGATCTGCCCGAAGACGCGACCGCCGCCAGCGAGGAGACGTTCGGCCCCGTCGTCTCGGTGACGCCCGTCGCCGACGCCGACGAGGCCGTCGCGCGCGCGAACGCCACCGACTACGGCCTCCACGGGAGCGTCTGGACCGCGGACGCCGACCGGGGCGAATCGCTCGCCCGGCGCATCGACGCCGGCTCCGTCTCGGTCAACGACGCCTACCTCGGGATGTGGGCCTCGACGGACGCGCCGATGGGCGGCGTCGGCGACTCGGGTATCGGCCGACGACACGGCCGCGAGGGGATTCGGAAGTACACCGAATCCCAGACGGTAGCGACCCAGCGGCTCCATCCGCTGGTGCCGGCGAACCCCCTCCCGAATCGAGTGGCCGCTCGCGGGGCGAGTCTGAGCGTGCGCGCGCTCCGGCGACTCCGGGAACTCTCGTCGTTCCGATGA
- the thrC gene encoding threonine synthase, with the protein MDVPLICYDCGNTATLAVGARCDCGEPYWVATDPKGFAWPESGERSLWRYRDLLPDADPTGLAAGAGGTPLVRTPRLDDDIGARVHAKVEGSNPTGTFKDRGSAVGVAAAADAGYETVGTVSHGNMARSMAAHAASAGLDCLVLVPADAPAERLSLLARHDPTILRVEGDYGRLYDESLRVGRERGIAFVNSDTPLRVAGQKTTALEIAESFAPSVPDAVVLPVSSGGHGSAVWKAFQELREAGLATELPRLYFVQTAACGPIAEAWERGDRTATPVDGGETVAYSIANADPPSGNRVLAAARATGGGVIAVDDDAILDARRALSTDAGLFVESASATALAGAHRLAERGAFEGDDDVVLIATGTGFTERDVDAPAVDAATVELGALDDAVSERMD; encoded by the coding sequence ATGGACGTTCCGCTGATCTGCTACGACTGTGGGAACACGGCGACCCTCGCGGTCGGCGCGCGCTGTGACTGCGGCGAACCGTATTGGGTGGCGACCGATCCGAAGGGTTTCGCGTGGCCCGAGAGCGGGGAGCGGTCGCTGTGGCGTTATCGCGACCTGCTGCCCGACGCGGACCCGACCGGCCTGGCCGCCGGGGCGGGCGGGACGCCGCTCGTTCGCACGCCGCGATTGGACGACGATATCGGCGCGCGGGTCCACGCGAAGGTCGAAGGGTCGAATCCGACGGGGACGTTCAAGGACCGCGGGAGCGCCGTGGGAGTCGCGGCCGCCGCCGACGCCGGCTACGAGACGGTCGGCACCGTCTCGCACGGCAACATGGCGCGGTCGATGGCCGCTCACGCCGCCAGCGCCGGACTGGACTGTCTGGTGCTCGTTCCGGCGGATGCCCCCGCCGAACGCCTCTCGCTCCTCGCCCGGCACGACCCGACGATACTCCGCGTCGAGGGGGACTACGGCCGGCTCTACGACGAGTCGCTCCGCGTCGGCCGCGAACGGGGGATCGCGTTCGTCAACTCGGACACGCCGTTGCGGGTCGCCGGCCAGAAGACGACGGCGCTGGAAATCGCGGAGTCGTTCGCGCCGAGCGTGCCCGACGCGGTCGTCCTCCCCGTCTCCAGCGGCGGCCACGGGAGCGCCGTCTGGAAGGCCTTCCAGGAACTGCGCGAGGCCGGCCTCGCGACCGAACTCCCGCGCCTCTACTTCGTCCAGACGGCGGCCTGTGGCCCAATCGCCGAAGCCTGGGAGCGGGGCGACCGGACGGCGACGCCCGTCGACGGCGGCGAGACGGTGGCGTACTCCATCGCCAACGCCGACCCGCCGAGCGGTAACCGGGTGCTGGCGGCGGCGCGAGCGACCGGCGGCGGCGTCATCGCCGTCGACGACGACGCGATCCTCGACGCGCGACGGGCGCTCTCGACCGACGCGGGCCTGTTCGTCGAGAGCGCGTCTGCCACGGCGCTCGCCGGCGCGCATCGGCTCGCCGAGAGAGGTGCCTTCGAGGGTGACGACGACGTGGTGCTGATCGCGACCGGAACGGGGTTCACCGAACGCGACGTGGACGCGCCGGCCGTCGACGCCGCGACGGTGGAACTGGGAGCGCTGGACGACGCCGTCTCCGAGCGGATGGACTGA
- a CDS encoding SprT-like domain-containing protein — MDAVAYGDVATDADLVAWSRAYCRDVRRERAVSVRFDLVDWEVSKRAKRRAAAVKRPKLPDAAVGTPYDWERIESADGRPLPCTLSLTREAFESFDRAEWEATLRHELVHVEQYQRDGTTDHGPAFRERAADLETEVHCPAFADAKYVLACDACGDLVARRYRECKLVRERERYRSDCCGAGLALE, encoded by the coding sequence ATGGACGCCGTCGCCTACGGGGACGTCGCGACCGATGCGGACCTCGTCGCGTGGTCGCGGGCCTACTGTCGGGACGTGCGCCGCGAGCGGGCCGTCTCCGTCCGCTTCGACCTCGTCGACTGGGAGGTGTCGAAGCGGGCGAAGCGCCGAGCGGCCGCGGTCAAGCGGCCGAAACTGCCCGACGCCGCTGTCGGGACGCCCTACGACTGGGAGCGAATCGAGAGCGCCGACGGCCGGCCCCTGCCCTGTACGCTGTCGCTGACCCGTGAGGCCTTCGAGTCGTTCGACCGCGCGGAATGGGAGGCGACCCTGCGGCACGAACTCGTCCACGTCGAGCAGTACCAGCGCGACGGGACGACCGACCACGGGCCGGCGTTCCGCGAGCGAGCGGCCGACCTGGAGACAGAGGTTCACTGTCCGGCCTTCGCCGACGCGAAGTACGTACTCGCCTGTGACGCCTGCGGCGACCTGGTCGCCCGCCGCTACCGCGAGTGCAAACTGGTCCGCGAACGCGAGCGCTATCGCTCCGACTGCTGCGGCGCGGGCCTGGCGCTGGAGTGA